In Candidatus Eisenbacteria bacterium, the sequence GGTCTTCCGGTGACGGTGCGACAAGCGCCGGCTGGGTTTCGGCAAGTCCGTCGAGCGCTTCCAAGCTTGAAACGTAATCAAGTGACTTTATGCTCTCGATCAGTGTGCCGACTTTCTCGACTTTCTTGAGAGGTTCCTTGATTTCAGCTGCAGTCTCCTCGATGGTCGGTCTCCTGGCCAGCTTCTGCGTGAGCTTTTGTTCAGCTTTGATGTAGCGGTTGGCCAGATGAATGACATGCAGAGGAATTCTCACAGTCCTGGATTGGTTCGCTATACCTCTGGAGATTGACTGTCTTATCCACCACGAAGCATAGGTGCTGAATCTGAAACCCTTCGTGTGGTCGAACCTGTCCACAGCGAGTATCAATCCGAGGTTACCTTCTTCCACGAGGTCAGCAAATGGAACACCGGAGCTCACATAGTTCTTGGCCATCTTTATTACGAATCTGAGGTTGGAGACGATCATTTTCTTTCGCGCCTCTTGACTTCCATTGCGCGCTGCCATGGCGCAAGCGACTTCTTCGGTCGGACTGAGCAAGGGATACTTTCTGACTTCTCTTACATAGATCTGGAATGAGTCTAATATCTCAGGCGGCAGTTCCTTGTCAGGTCGCTCTTCTTCTTCTTCCTTGATTATGACGCCAAGGTCTCTTGCAAGGTCCAGGAACAACGCGAACTCGGTTTCGTCAAAATCCGCACATTTGGCAAGCTCGTCGATGCTGTGTGAAGAGAGGAACCCTTTTTCCTTTCCTTTTTCGAGAAGCGCAGTGACCTTCTTCTTGAAGTCCTGTTTCGACTGCTTCTGCTTTGAAACCAAGGTGCTCCACCCTTTCGCCCGGGTGCTAGAATTTCACATCAAAGCTCTTCAAGTCTCCTTGGAATTCCTTCCATTCGACGAAAACGTTTTCAACGCTTGCCGCTCTTGGTCCGACCCTGAGCTCTGTCACCAACTCCTCTATGAGGCCTCTCTCCCCCTCTGCCTCGACTTCCACATCCCCGTTTCTCAAGTTTCGCGTGTATCCGGAGAGCCCGAGCTCATTGCCTATTCTTATGGCAAAGAACCTGTATCCAACGCCCTGAACGACTCCTTGAACAATAATGTGAGCTCTTACTTGAGCCATGCTTTCCGTCGAGCCCGTGACTAGAATTTTACCTCAGGAACTTCCTTAGCGCCAGCTTCAGCCTCGAAGTATACGCCCGGCTTATCCAGTCCACGCCGCTTGGCAAAGAATTTCCCGAACACTTCACGAATATAAGTGTTAAATGCGCGGACTGATTCGTTATATCTCTGCCTCTCAACCGCTATTCGATTCTCGGTTCCCTCGAGCTGTGCCTGCAGAGTTTGGAAGTTCTCCGAGGCGCGAAGCTGCGGGTAATTCTCCGCAACCAGAAGGAGCCTCGAAATTGCACCAGTCATGGCCTTCGCGTTCTCTATCTTTCCTTCCGTGGTTGTCGCGCCTGTCCACCCACTTCTGAGTTTCGTGACCTCTTCGAATAGGCTCGATTCATGCTTTGCATAACCTTTGACAGTCTCGACCAGGTTTGGAACCAAATCGTTTCTTCTTTGAAGCTGCGCTTCAACCTGTGCCCAGCTGCCGTTGACTTGCTCGTTGAGCCGGACGACTCTATTGAGACCGTTCACGTACCACGACAGGATTATTATTACTACGATCAATATTCCAATGAGCCATGCAGCATTTTTCATGTCATCTACCTCCTCGGTTTCTTGTTACCAACCACCTCTGACTTCTCTGGCTAGCAGATATTCCAACGCGCCGCTAAGCGCTCGAAGCAGAAACTCTACCAGCCACCGCCTGCTCCTCCACCGCCGCAGCTACCACCGCCGAAACCACCGAATCCGCCGCCAAATCCACCTCCCTTCAGGCCGCCGCCGAATCCGCCAATCATCCAGAAAGGAAATCCGGTGGACCTGCGGGAACCAGGACGCCGTCCTCCACTCGACACAATCATCAGGATTACAAAGATAATGACAAAAATAATAGTCATCACGGAACGGACATTCTTCCGAGCCGAAATGTCCCGCGGCAGGGCAGCGAGCCTGTCAACTGATGCCAATGTGACGCCTTCCTGTTTGGCAATCCGCGCCGCAATCACGTTGACTGCAGAAAGAAGCCCTCCGCCATAATCTCCTTCTCTGAAAGACGGGCGCAGTATGTTCCGGTAGATCTGAGATGCTATTGCATCGGGTATCACATCCTCGAGTCCGTAGCCGGTCTTGATCCAGAGCTTCTTGTCTTCAATGGCCGCGACGAGCAAGAGCCCGTTGTCTTTTCCCTTCTTGCCGATTCCCCATTTCATGAAAAGGTCAACTGAATAGTCATGTATCTCGATCCCGCCTGTCGTTT encodes:
- a CDS encoding sigma-70 family RNA polymerase sigma factor — encoded protein: MVSKQKQSKQDFKKKVTALLEKGKEKGFLSSHSIDELAKCADFDETEFALFLDLARDLGVIIKEEEEERPDKELPPEILDSFQIYVREVRKYPLLSPTEEVACAMAARNGSQEARKKMIVSNLRFVIKMAKNYVSSGVPFADLVEEGNLGLILAVDRFDHTKGFRFSTYASWWIRQSISRGIANQSRTVRIPLHVIHLANRYIKAEQKLTQKLARRPTIEETAAEIKEPLKKVEKVGTLIESIKSLDYVSSLEALDGLAETQPALVAPSPEDLVELHLRNEWISRLLERLPKREETILRIRYGFYDGTTRTLAETGSFFGVSRERVRQLEKRALLKMKRLVEMTERSFQSGTFV
- a CDS encoding acylphosphatase, giving the protein MAQVRAHIIVQGVVQGVGYRFFAIRIGNELGLSGYTRNLRNGDVEVEAEGERGLIEELVTELRVGPRAASVENVFVEWKEFQGDLKSFDVKF
- a CDS encoding LemA family protein, coding for MKNAAWLIGILIVVIIILSWYVNGLNRVVRLNEQVNGSWAQVEAQLQRRNDLVPNLVETVKGYAKHESSLFEEVTKLRSGWTGATTTEGKIENAKAMTGAISRLLLVAENYPQLRASENFQTLQAQLEGTENRIAVERQRYNESVRAFNTYIREVFGKFFAKRRGLDKPGVYFEAEAGAKEVPEVKF
- a CDS encoding TPM domain-containing protein; the encoded protein is MAGLAALALLTFTPGVLQFTNKLPGLTFVANNLGLQSNPCPGFAFAEEVPRPVGFVDDFAGVIPEETKARMEAISCELEEKTGAELVVVTVKTTGGIEIHDYSVDLFMKWGIGKKGKDNGLLLVAAIEDKKLWIKTGYGLEDVIPDAIASQIYRNILRPSFREGDYGGGLLSAVNVIAARIAKQEGVTLASVDRLAALPRDISARKNVRSVMTIIFVIIFVILMIVSSGGRRPGSRRSTGFPFWMIGGFGGGLKGGGFGGGFGGFGGGSCGGGGAGGGW